One region of Synechococcus elongatus PCC 11801 genomic DNA includes:
- a CDS encoding inositol monophosphatase family protein gives MTQPNWRSLAQTIEALCQTVGDRLLEEFGTLQATEKEDGSLITAADRWADQTLRDRLTQLFPDHALLTEESHQTFGGSDWTWVVDPLDGTTNFAQGIPLWGISLALLYRGLPVFGAIALPPLNRFYCGVCTTGTDLAPAAWAERNGQPLKLRQTPLGSNQLFSLCTRSAIVLQRRTDPFPCKIRMLGASTANFLTVLEGTTLGALEATPKVWDIAAVWVLAQALGADWQSLSGQQFPLQAGQDYGAINWPTLLLARPDLTPAFGIWATLLS, from the coding sequence ATGACTCAACCCAATTGGCGATCGCTCGCCCAAACGATTGAAGCACTCTGCCAAACGGTGGGCGATCGCCTCCTAGAGGAATTTGGGACACTCCAAGCTACGGAAAAGGAAGACGGGAGCTTGATTACAGCGGCCGATCGCTGGGCCGACCAAACCCTGCGCGATCGCCTGACTCAGCTTTTTCCTGACCATGCCCTGCTGACTGAAGAAAGCCACCAAACTTTTGGGGGGTCAGACTGGACTTGGGTGGTTGATCCCTTGGATGGCACCACCAACTTTGCCCAGGGCATTCCGCTGTGGGGAATCTCTCTGGCGTTGCTTTACCGAGGCTTGCCTGTGTTTGGGGCGATCGCTCTGCCGCCGCTTAATCGCTTTTATTGTGGCGTCTGCACTACAGGGACTGACTTGGCGCCTGCGGCTTGGGCAGAACGTAATGGACAGCCGCTGAAGTTGCGACAAACTCCCTTGGGCTCGAATCAGTTATTTAGCCTTTGCACCCGCAGCGCGATCGTGCTGCAACGGCGAACCGATCCCTTCCCCTGCAAAATTCGGATGCTGGGAGCCTCGACTGCTAATTTTCTGACGGTGCTGGAGGGAACAACCCTCGGTGCCCTGGAGGCAACTCCAAAAGTCTGGGACATTGCGGCAGTTTGGGTGCTGGCCCAGGCGCTCGGGGCAGACTGGCAGTCTTTATCTGGTCAACAATTTCCTCTGCAAGCTGGGCAAGACTATGGCGCCATCAACTGGCCGACTCTGTTGCTTGCAAGACCCGATCTGACTCCAGCCTTTGGCATTTGGGCAACGCTCTTAAGTTAG